The genomic DNA AATCACCTCTGCAGTGGTCAAGTGTTGGGTAGAAGGTCGTTTGAAGGTCGGATATGTGCGTGTCCTGGCCGAGACCGCAAAGCAGATGAGGACCACTTCAGGGAACAACAGGCCCTGAATGACAGTGTGGCCAAAAATGGCAGTGCCAATAAGCGCAGTGAGTTGAAATAAAGTGAATGACACATTCATGTTAACCACACAATTAAATagttaaataatttataatatgttttaatgtgtaTATTCCTGTCTGGCTGTTAATATACATTCAATAATAAACCACTGGCCAGAATGGTCAAAGATAACTTGGTCCTCAAAAAGAATGAGATTGTGAGCGCCTGGTTttctcacctggtagagcgggcgcacatataGAGtcttactcctcgatgcagtggccgcgggtttgactccaaccttcGCTGCAAGCTTGCTTTTTTTCGAGCTTTCGCTGTAGCTTACacaagtggcctgatgtttatacttgtgcgctggtgtgtgcatCGAGCCATGTGTGCGGGGTGATAGCGAAGGGGAAGTGAGAGGGTGACAGCAATTAGCTTCGCGCTACTATCAATTTTAGAGtaatagtgagagaaacagggtatctcccctgttctttctaACCAAGGTGAGACATCTttagcaggagaagttaacccactccttgatttcatgttgtttaaagatttatttatttgataaggacatatgcacattaatcaacatttctgtaaatgcaccagtgtcaatttttcaactgtagttgTACCTAGCATGCAGGTCTCTATATGAAGAAACTGGAGCAAACTCATGCAGAAcacacaaactccacacaggaAGCTCTGGAACAACCTGGATTTGAAtcaagaaccttcttgctgtgaatCAGAAGTCCTAACCACTTAGACACCGTGCTGCCTGTTTATGAAGAAGGAGAACTTGGTAATGAGtcggggaaatgcaacgctaccaagccatgGCTAATCGACGTGCGTTGCTGCAACATATAGTTACATTTTTAGAGAAGTGCATGTCAGGCTACGGTGTACGGTCTGGCATAGACGCAGAGCGGTCTACGTGGGGTACGCTGTCAATTCTACGCACAATCATAAAACGGCCTTgaactgtcctatcaaaataaaggcctaaaatgcccatataaaaaatatatactgtatactttttttgtataaaaatattgagaaataaaataaagaatgagATTGTGAAATGTGTTAGCAACACTTTTAATCATGATTATGTTTCTTTCATCTGCAGACTTCAAACAGAGTCCGCCAAATATTCCCAGTCCAAATATTAACATGAGGAAGAGGCGGCATGGAGAAGAAGAGATTTACTATATTCCTGTAAGTGCCTTTCACACACTTACTATTTTAGTGTTAACAGTGTAATATAGACATACATTAGAGATGATTTAGACTTGATGAATAATATTTTAGCCCTTTAAATTGTCAAAATCATTCAGTGTGTGGAAATATGCTGTGACTACAAAAGAGTCAAATAGCATTGTATCcaacactgaaaacaaatgcaCCATTTGTTAGGGAAAGACTCACCAGTCATTATCCCCTGTGTTATacgttgtgtttgtgtttaggtTCGTGGTCGGGAGAATTTTGAGCTGCTGATGAAGATTAAAGACAGTTTGGAGCTGGTAGAGCTTGTGCCGCAGCCACTGGTGGACTCCTACAGAcagcaaacacagcagcagcttCTGCAGAGACCGTAAGTCACTCCAACACTAACATATGCCCAAGCACACATACGGCTGCAAGGACACAGACAGCTGTAGGCAACACAGAGGTGTGTCTGAAAAGATTTGATCGATCTAAACACTTGCACATAAAAAGCCACATGAAaaacccccacccacacacacacacacccacccacctacacacacacacacacacacacacacacacacacacacacacacacacacacacacacacacacacacacacacacatacacacacacacacacagatgtcttaatgaattatttttcttttttttaatacagccTAAACTCCAAATAGAGGCTTGTTAACTTCATCACACTGTTGTGAAGTGTTTTCCCAGTCATTAACGCACATTTCTCTAACCTCAGCCATGTTCTCGTCTTTTCTTTAGGAACCATATAGCATCCccctcctcttactctccactATCCAACATGAACAAGCTTCATGCCCACGGAGGCCTCAACAAAGTTCCCTCAGTCAACCAGCTGGTGGGGCAGCAGCCCCAGCAACATCACACTGCCCCCACCTCCATAGCTCATATGGGTGAGTATCTCTATGTGTGATTCAAGTCAAATCTTGTGTACTCATAAAGCACACACATTTCAAACCAATTTGTTACAAAGTTTGATTGAAAAATACCAATGCCAAGAGAGCCTATTTATGCCATTACAGTTCAGTTCTTTGTGCTACTCTGCCGTGCGTTACTTCATTGATCGACCCTCCCTTTCTCACAGGCTCAAACATGCTCAACAGCCACCACATGCAGGGAAATGGTGATATGAATGGTGGCCACAGCAGTCAGACTATAGTGTCTGCCTCCCATTGCAGTCCGCCCCCTTCGTATAACCCTGACCCCAGCCTTGTCAGGTACCTCACCCTCCAATGACACTCCTTCTTTATCCTCCTGTAAAGGGACAGCAGAAAATCAGATGCACTTCTTGGGTTAAAAAAGTTTATTTGGCCATGTTCATACAAATTTGGCCAAAAAGGTTTTTTGGAAAGGTTCCTAATTTGCAGCAAATGTGTCTAGATGGAACTGTGTTATGCAGTCAGTTTAACTTGATTATGGCTACTTTGTAAAGGCTTGCAATACATCACAAATCTCCTCGCATCCATGGCTGGTGGCATGATGAAGGTCCACTGGAGAATTGGCTGCATGGAATTCATGTTTAGaaataattggaaaaaaaactagagaAAGATAATCCAGTAATGTTTAAGTAAAAGTGTGTATTGGTATGTTTGTTTCCAAACTTTGGCTACTTCGATTTAAAAACTGCCTTGTCCCCATTAGTATGAGTTATGGCTAGTATAAgtgtatgtttttgtctttgttagcCAACGAAAattttaatgacaaaacaatgggTGCTCTTGCCTACGCTAGCTCCTGATCAGATGTTGATGAGTTCCCATTCAAAAACAGCACATCatgggcggcctctagctcacgcAGTACCCCACgtaggctgaggcctttgcaACGGCCtaggtttgaatccgacctgcagccctttgctgcgtgtcatcccccatctctctcccacctttcctgtctatccactgtcagtCATGAATAaagggaaccccccccccccccccttgtaaTCTTAATCATGTCTATTTACTCAGCTCATACAGAAAAGCTGCTCAAGAGTTGTAGACCTCCACTATGGCTGCCAGAGGAAAGCCCAAACTGGGTATCATACACTTAGATCTAAAATCATGCACACTGTGTGTATACAGCCGTCCTTTTCACTGCACTAGAGcaaattttctttaaaagaaatttcaactgtttagttgttgtttaatttaaaaggttttttttccatgttttttctaAGATAATGTGTCAATGCAGTCGTTTTAATACTTAGATTTTGCTTTTGCAATTCTAACATTTTTGATACAGCAGATTTTGTCCACCTTTTTTCGGTTTCTAGATTGTTATGTTTATTGTACAGTTAAAATGCGGTGAGCTTCTTTTTCCGATTACACTGTATATTGccaaaacattaacatttcatGTATTTATAATAAAGGTTCTTCATCAAAGCAAGAATGGCCTTATGAATCATTAATATAAATGCATGTTTATGGTTTTGCTTCCACTGCATCTATCAAGATGTATAGATTCTGTAAACTTGAGGCTAGATCTGTGTCCTACTTCTTTCACACAGTTTTGAACTAAACTAATAATAGCTTGATCAGATAATGACATAACATAACAGAATGAGGTGCTTTTCTAGTCAGTTATTTCTAAATAGAAATGCTGTTAGGATATTCTTTACTCTACTCAAGCACAACTTACCTTGTAATGAGTTTTGATAAAGTTGATTGCTATATTACTGTCCAACTTTTAGCTTTGTAGCTGTGGTGTGATGGCAGTCTAAGCAGCCCTGATTTTCTCCCCTTACAGTTTTCTGACCAGTGTGGGCTGTCAGAACTTCATTGAGTACTTCACCTCGCAAGGCCTCCAGTCTGTCTACCATCTCCAGACTCTCTCCATGGAGGTAACCACTCTGTTCCTGCACTCACAATCTCACAGtgaaaataacaattttttcctttttaatgagcttcataaacaataaagaaaaaggggaaaagaaaCGGTAAAGGAAAGAACAAACAATAGTGAacctaaaacattaaaaaaaaaaaaaaaagcctttgccTTGTCTTACTAGAGGTACCCTGTGGAGTTTCTGACCACTAGTGATGATGTACAGCAATGTTTTAAAGAGCAGGCCCCATTTCTTTTGTATCTATAAGCAAACACATGAGGATGCACATGCACTCATACCCTTTTCCTACTTTTCCTCTACATTCTTACACTCCTCCATTGTTTAACTTTGTGCTGTCACCAGGATTTAGGTGCACTGAAGATACCGGAGCAGTTCCGCCTTGCCATCTGGCGAGGTCTGCAGGACATGAAACAAGTTGCTCCCCTCCAACTGCCTGCCTCCACTCATCACCATGACTATCACAGCCAGCCGCTTCTTCGCTCCAGCAGCAACATGACTGCCTCTGCAATGGCTGCCATTGGGGCTGCCAGTGGGGAACTGCAACGTCAGCGCGTCATGGAGGCTGTGCACTTTCGTGTCCGCCACACCATCACCATTCCTAACAGGTCAGGTGTTGTTGGGACGTCAGGGATGGCAGGAGCTACTGATGAGTGGGCTGACTTTGGATTTGACATGCCCGACTGCAAGCTGTCACGTAGCAAGCACTCCATCAAGGAGGAGTTCATGGAAAGTGATGTTCATTGAGCCGGAAGAGAATTTTTGGACTAGTTTACCAATATTAAACCAGCATCAGCCTATTCAAGTAAAAGCATGTGGATAGGGTCTTTATATGTGTATTTAGGTCTTGCTGTCAAATTTCAGTTAGTGATATTGCAAAAAATCAATATCCATTTTGATTGTGGGACATATCAGTGTGTTAATGCACTTTACTGTGCAGTCTTTATTTAGTGCTTGAACAATTTCTATACCCAGAAGATTGAACATGAGATGACACAAACGGACGTCTCAAGTGTAAATAGCAAATACCACTGTGGTAATAGCATTGTCAAGGCAATGCTAGACACATATGGTCTTGACAACTTTTTGGGACTCTGCTAAGTATAAATGTTTATTGGTTGTCATGTGCAATAATACATAACACATTTTGCCCTTACTGCATCGTTACATTCATAGTAACTATAAAATGTAGCAATTTCACAATCACACAAATCACCGTTTCACAACTTTGTACTTTCAATTGTGTTTTTGAATACACAAAATTAGTTCTCAGCTGacttatttatatttctgaaaAGTTTCGTTTACTTGTAcaactgtatatactgtatcttgTAAATGTTTTGGACTAGACGTGGTTGAAAAGTGGTATTTAGATTCAAAATGTTGTATCTCCCGTTTGAACCAAATGTAAAGAATTGAATAGTAAATCTGGTAAAAACTCACAGCTATGGGAACACATAATCATGTATACTTTTAATGGCTATGATAATGTGATGACCTCTAGTTCGGCATACCCTTATGCTTTCATTGTTAAATTTTGTTTAATGGGCTTTAGTATTAATAGTGTGTATTAATGAACACTAATAGAAATCACAGTCAACTCATAATATTAGAAGTTAAACAGTGCATCCATTACTTTTTTATCAAGTCATAGGAAATACTGTAATTCTTGTATAGACACACATTGCAAAACATTTGAGAGACAAACGATTAAAAACagtattatatttaaataagaGGGATTTAATCAGACTTAAGAATAACATCCCTGTTTACCGAGATACTAGACAAGATCTTAGCATTTTTTAAGCCTTCTCTGTGTATATATGAAAACCTTGCAGGGCAAGGTTTTCATATATTGATTATAGCTAGTTATGTACCTAGTAGGCTATGCATTGTCATGGCACTAGTTTGTGGATATTTAATAgcaacattccagttttctttttagattGCCATCCAGCATGGTGCACTTCTGGTAATGGTGTCAAATTTGTTTATATTAACTACTTCACTTTGGACCATGATAATAATGTGTACCTAATTTACATCCATATGCTTTACAAATACCTTCTCACATACCCACTAACCACagactggtaaaaaaaaagagcactttAATgctgtaaaagtaaaacaattaaGGATTATTTGTGTTTATGATAAGTATTATGCATTACCATAATGTGAATAGAAAAAGTGCTTGTTATGATAtccctggtaaaaaaaaattgttaacagTTTTGTAAAGGTTACAAAAGTACATGTGTACCTATATAACTATTGCTGTTCATCTGCATGTGTCCAAGTTCAGTGTTTTTCCCTTAAAATGATCAATATTAAAATAGTTGCCTTCCTTTAATGTAGAGATGGGCAGATGAAGTTCTGAAGCTTGTTTCACTGTGTGTATTGTACATTGTCTATGGTCAAAGCCTGTAGCAAATGAAGAGTACCACGAGTAATGACTTCTGTGCCTTTAAACGTCGTGTTTCGGAAAGCCCTTCATATCATTTGACAGTTTTGAAAGTTTTACTGCTAAACTATGTTACTATGTTAAatataataacttgtaaataTGATGATATACACTAAAGACATAACATCATAAGTAGCCTAGGCTATGATAATGGATTTCATTATACAATCACATCTCATTGAGATTCAAATGAAATGATACATAAATAGCCATGAAGCTTGGTTAATTAAAAAACGTGCATGTACAATAAGGTTTTGGTGTCAGTAAAATGGGTAGGCCTGCTCTCCTCGTCCAATGGCAAAGACCCCACCAAGGACAGGtgcatttataaaataatgaatgaattaatacaTTCGATAATTAATTCAATAATGTACTGTAGCCTACCATATTACACAATGCCATCTACATTTAATTCAGCAACTCTGATCAAAAGTATTACAGATTTAATAATAACACGCAGGCTTGTTGAACCTTTAGGCTACTGCACATGAGACTTAACGAATTCTAATCAGAGATATAGCTTTGGTTTGGCCCATCTTGAAGGGCTACGTTTTGCAAACCAACGAGCGTGTTTGGTTTGAAGCCCCAAAGCGTTGAATCCTTTTCggcacaaaataaaataaagacctAAAGCTACATTCAGCTTCAATCACCCATCACTAACTTTAATGTCTATCtttatcaaatttaaaaaaatatatgtttaagACTAATTAATGGTCTGATATTTAAATGGACATTTAAGTAAATCGGCAATGGGTAACGTCATACTCATAGCATAAATGTAGAcagcatatttatttttttactactCGAGTTTTCGTTCATAGGCCATGGGCGGTAGTCTTGAATCAtgaaatttaattgaataatgTTAATCAATCGTTTTCGGGGCTCTACTATCCTGCCTGCCATCAACTCGAATCCTTGCGGAAGTACTGACGTGTTCAGTTTGCACGAGAAGTGGCTAGTGTAGCTAGCTAGGTAGAGCCGGGTAGTGACACAGCGGCCGTATCAGGTAAGAAAGGAGATTTTCAAGTAGGACTATTTTCAATGTAACTACAAACACAACCAAGATACGCAGACGTGTAACAGTTATTGAAACcaagaaacacatttcaaaacGACTGTTAGTTCAGGGAGTAGGGATGTAATTACTAGAGAATGGTTTCATTTGTAACTGGGCTAGCTGGCTAGCTGTGGAACCGTTGAGAACGTAGTACCGTATCTCCGGAAGTGAGTTGTCAGATAATTACATTCCTTGCTGGTATTTGTAGTTCAACGTTTTTTCTGATGACGGTAATTGCAATGGAAAGGGAGCGATTCATGgaccacattttgtttttccagacCTTAATAGGCGCTACGCTGCAGTTGTGGGAAATGTAGATACATAAATTAGTTTACGGGCTGATAAAGGCCTTTTAATAGCTTTACTAAAACTACATAACCCATACACGCGGTAATTTGGGCCAAAGGGCAATGTACGTTAGATGGCTAGTAAGCTAGTTATTTCTAAGGCTAATTTGTAAGATAATGCGAGTAACTTTAAAATAATACAACTAAGGACACGTTTGTGACAGTTACTGCACGATCAGTTTCGATCGTATTCATGATATGGCTTTCACAGAAAGGTTGTTGTGAAAATATTACTTATTAGCTGCCTTCCTGACTGCATAAgtatgttagctagctagctaacgttagctataaCCACGAACAGCTCTTTGCGGTCTTGCTTCTTTAGCTTGCTAACGTTCTTGTCAAAATGAGTCATTTAAAGGCCCTGGATTCGCTCCGGCAACACAGTGCAATTTGGTAATGAAATATCTGAACAATAACCCTAAACTACAATGTTAGAGGAATGCAATCAGCTAACCCTACCTAGTAAATACATGATCCACTCGTTACGAAGTCAATGAATCTATGAAGGCCAAAGTAAAAGCAGCCGAAATATGTCGCCGTTGGTTAGATGTAAATTATACAAATCGTTACTTAGCCTGTTAGTTTTAACAACGACTActagattttgtttt from Etheostoma spectabile isolate EspeVRDwgs_2016 chromosome 7, UIUC_Espe_1.0, whole genome shotgun sequence includes the following:
- the tp73 gene encoding tumor protein p73 isoform X1, with translation MKDWHWIPLQRVICPSPDYPSSKMSQSTVTEEGGTFEHLWSSLEPDSTYFELPPGSRPGECPVPSTSITGSHRSAAEVSMDVYQMRDINDNVMSQYNLLSSSMESLGSRATSASPYSSENASSSAVPTPSPYSQPNSTFEGLSPAPAIPSNTDYPGLHNFQVSFQQSSTAKSATWTYSPLLKKLYCQIAKTCPIQIKLSSSPPHGSIIRAMPVYKKAEHVTEVVKRCPNHELGRDFNDGQAAPASHLIRVEGNNLSQYVDDPVTGRQSVFLPYESPQVGTEFTTILYNFMCNSSCVGGMNRRPILIIITLETRDGQVLGRRSFEGRICACPGRDRKADEDHFREQQALNDSVAKNGSANKRNFKQSPPNIPSPNINMRKRRHGEEEIYYIPVRGRENFELLMKIKDSLELVELVPQPLVDSYRQQTQQQLLQRPNHIASPSSYSPLSNMNKLHAHGGLNKVPSVNQLVGQQPQQHHTAPTSIAHMGSNMLNSHHMQGNGDMNGGHSSQTIVSASHCSPPPSYNPDPSLVSFLTSVGCQNFIEYFTSQGLQSVYHLQTLSMEDLGALKIPEQFRLAIWRGLQDMKQVAPLQLPASTHHHDYHSQPLLRSSSNMTASAMAAIGAASGELQRQRVMEAVHFRVRHTITIPNRSGVVGTSGMAGATDEWADFGFDMPDCKLSRSKHSIKEEFMESDVH
- the tp73 gene encoding tumor protein p73 isoform X3 produces the protein MSQSTVTEEGGTFEHLWSSLEPDSTYFELPPGSRPGECPVPSTSITGSHRSAAEVSMDVYQMRDINDNVMSQYNLLSSSMESLGSRATSASPYSSENASSSAVPTPSPYSQPNSTFEGLSPAPAIPSNTDYPGLHNFQVSFQQSSTAKSATWTYSPLLKKLYCQIAKTCPIQIKLSSSPPHGSIIRAMPVYKKAEHVTEVVKRCPNHELGRDFNDGQAAPASHLIRVEGNNLSQYVDDPVTGRQSVFLPYESPQVGTEFTTILYNFMCNSSCVGGMNRRPILIIITLETRDGQVLGRRSFEGRICACPGRDRKADEDHFREQQALNDSVAKNGSANKRNFKQSPPNIPSPNINMRKRRHGEEEIYYIPVRGRENFELLMKIKDSLELVELVPQPLVDSYRQQTQQQLLQRPNHIASPSSYSPLSNMNKLHAHGGLNKVPSVNQLVGQQPQQHHTAPTSIAHMGSNMLNSHHMQGNGDMNGGHSSQTIVSASHCSPPPSYNPDPSLVSFLTSVGCQNFIEYFTSQGLQSVYHLQTLSMEDLGALKIPEQFRLAIWRGLQDMKQVAPLQLPASTHHHDYHSQPLLRSSSNMTASAMAAIGAASGELQRQRVMEAVHFRVRHTITIPNRSGVVGTSGMAGATDEWADFGFDMPDCKLSRSKHSIKEEFMESDVH
- the tp73 gene encoding tumor protein p73 isoform X2 codes for the protein MNVEMRVICPSPDYPSSKMSQSTVTEEGGTFEHLWSSLEPDSTYFELPPGSRPGECPVPSTSITGSHRSAAEVSMDVYQMRDINDNVMSQYNLLSSSMESLGSRATSASPYSSENASSSAVPTPSPYSQPNSTFEGLSPAPAIPSNTDYPGLHNFQVSFQQSSTAKSATWTYSPLLKKLYCQIAKTCPIQIKLSSSPPHGSIIRAMPVYKKAEHVTEVVKRCPNHELGRDFNDGQAAPASHLIRVEGNNLSQYVDDPVTGRQSVFLPYESPQVGTEFTTILYNFMCNSSCVGGMNRRPILIIITLETRDGQVLGRRSFEGRICACPGRDRKADEDHFREQQALNDSVAKNGSANKRNFKQSPPNIPSPNINMRKRRHGEEEIYYIPVRGRENFELLMKIKDSLELVELVPQPLVDSYRQQTQQQLLQRPNHIASPSSYSPLSNMNKLHAHGGLNKVPSVNQLVGQQPQQHHTAPTSIAHMGSNMLNSHHMQGNGDMNGGHSSQTIVSASHCSPPPSYNPDPSLVSFLTSVGCQNFIEYFTSQGLQSVYHLQTLSMEDLGALKIPEQFRLAIWRGLQDMKQVAPLQLPASTHHHDYHSQPLLRSSSNMTASAMAAIGAASGELQRQRVMEAVHFRVRHTITIPNRSGVVGTSGMAGATDEWADFGFDMPDCKLSRSKHSIKEEFMESDVH
- the tp73 gene encoding tumor protein p73 isoform X4; translation: MYYVKKKSQYNLLSSSMESLGSRATSASPYSSENASSSAVPTPSPYSQPNSTFEGLSPAPAIPSNTDYPGLHNFQVSFQQSSTAKSATWTYSPLLKKLYCQIAKTCPIQIKLSSSPPHGSIIRAMPVYKKAEHVTEVVKRCPNHELGRDFNDGQAAPASHLIRVEGNNLSQYVDDPVTGRQSVFLPYESPQVGTEFTTILYNFMCNSSCVGGMNRRPILIIITLETRDGQVLGRRSFEGRICACPGRDRKADEDHFREQQALNDSVAKNGSANKRNFKQSPPNIPSPNINMRKRRHGEEEIYYIPVRGRENFELLMKIKDSLELVELVPQPLVDSYRQQTQQQLLQRPNHIASPSSYSPLSNMNKLHAHGGLNKVPSVNQLVGQQPQQHHTAPTSIAHMGSNMLNSHHMQGNGDMNGGHSSQTIVSASHCSPPPSYNPDPSLVSFLTSVGCQNFIEYFTSQGLQSVYHLQTLSMEDLGALKIPEQFRLAIWRGLQDMKQVAPLQLPASTHHHDYHSQPLLRSSSNMTASAMAAIGAASGELQRQRVMEAVHFRVRHTITIPNRSGVVGTSGMAGATDEWADFGFDMPDCKLSRSKHSIKEEFMESDVH